A part of Halobaculum sp. MBLA0143 genomic DNA contains:
- a CDS encoding chorismate mutase: MTDDTTDDWGGQAGAGGSDPEEMTLDELREEIRSIDRELVELIARRTYVADTIADVKAAHDLPTTDEAQEQAVMDRAGDNAQQFEVDSNLVKAIFRLLIELNKVEQREQR, encoded by the coding sequence ATGACAGACGACACGACGGACGACTGGGGCGGACAGGCCGGGGCCGGCGGGTCGGACCCCGAGGAGATGACACTCGACGAACTCCGAGAGGAGATTCGGTCGATCGACCGGGAACTCGTGGAGCTGATCGCGCGCCGGACGTACGTCGCCGACACCATCGCCGACGTGAAGGCCGCCCACGACCTCCCGACGACGGACGAGGCACAGGAACAGGCCGTGATGGACCGCGCGGGCGACAACGCCCAGCAGTTCGAGGTGGACTCGAACCTGGTGAAGGCGATCTTCAGACTCCTGATCGAACTGAACAAGGTGGAACAACGGGAGCAGCGGTAG